In Panthera leo isolate Ple1 chromosome B3, P.leo_Ple1_pat1.1, whole genome shotgun sequence, a single genomic region encodes these proteins:
- the CTXND1 gene encoding cortexin domain-containing 1 — MVPVDPGLEEEPTPEPVFVDVDKGLTLACFVLLCLFLVVMIIRCAKVIMDPYSAIPTSTWEEQHLDD; from the coding sequence ATGGTACCTGTCGACCCCGGGCTGGAGGAGGAGCCCACGCCCGAGCCCGTCTTCGTGGACGTGGACAAAGGGCTGACCCTGGCCTGCTTcgtcctcctctgcctcttcctcgtGGTCATGATCATTCGCTGCGCCAAGGTCATCATGGACCCGTACAGCGCCATCCCCACGTCCACCTGGGAGGAGCAGCACCTGGATGACTGA